From the genome of Astatotilapia calliptera chromosome 3, fAstCal1.2, whole genome shotgun sequence:
TTTGGTCAGAAACCTGTTGCACACATCAGATTTAGCCTGGTTTCTGATCTCTTCTGCAGTTTTATCTGGCATTGAGTACGAAATGTGCTCGACCCGTTTCTGTATTGCCGTCTCCACATGTTgcagcattttatttgtgtagTAACCTCCGTTTTTTTCCACCACCactttttctattgttttcagcAACTCCTCCACCTGGAACTGGTTGCTCCTGTAGTTGTTTGGCTGGTTGTTGTTCCAGTGTTTGTTATCAAAGACGTGACACCGACCATCACACTTTGACACCAGATCACTCAGATTTTTGTTCTGACTGACAAAATCTTcaattttcatctttttcttgaGCTGGTCACCGTGAGTGAAAACAACGACAGCATATTTTAGAGCTTCATCTGAGAAATACTGAACTATCTTAGTGACGACAGCCTGCTCGTGCTCTGTGAATTTATCCACTCGAAGCACAATGAGAAAAGCATGAGGCCCAGGAGCACACTCTGTCATACAGCTCATTATCTCAGGCTTCAGATCTTCCTCAGACCTTCCTGTGTCAAAGAAACCAGGGGTGTCGATCAGAGTGATGCTTCTTCCACTgactgttttggtttctgtttggcATTTCATTGTTCCAGAGTTTGGAGAGTCATAAAAGGTAAAGTGCTCCTCTCCAAGAATGGTGTTACCCAGGTGACTTTTCCCAGATCCAGTTTTTCCCAGCAGGACCAACCTCATCGTTGTTGACTCTACAGGAGAAAGTTGACTCTGTTAAGTACATTTGcctctctcttgttttttttctcttttttttttttttgctgctgcaaAGAGAGACGTTTCTTTGTGGTTTGAGGTTTTGAACAGAAAGCAGTAGATAGTTTATAGTTTTACTTACAAAACACACACTTCTAAATGAAAAACTAGTGTTAGAGCCAAAGGGGTTTACTGGAAGAAGTATCTGGTaattaataaaaggaaatcaTTAGGAAGGATAATGAAATATTGGACTGTCTGAATAATCCACTCCATTAAGAGTTTGAGCTATTGCCCTCAGGCTGTTAATTTGGTAAATTTACATGCATTACTCCAGCACTTTgggtattattatttttcattctttctcagTATTCTATACTCACCTAGATCGTGGACCTTTTGGTGAACATGTTGAGTGAAATTGTCATTTTGGAAAACATCAAATACCTGCAAAGACAACAAAGTATCAACATCAATAGCAATCCTTGTAAAAACTCATCAGATGgaaatgcagatgaaaaaagtaattattattatcttgTGTAGTTCATGTAATAGAGTGAAGAAAAAACGATTCATTAcaaagtaaaatgaaacaaatattgATATGGAACGTAACTTTACTTTTCCAAAGTGTTTTTCAACACTCAGCACACTAATGGTTAGGAGCCAATATTTAAGGAAAAGTGCTTTGTCATTACCTTGTGTGAGTCCTCGTCATCGGGGTGAATGACGATGCGGATCAGGAGTGGTGTGATGCCCACCTGCTCCTCTTCAAATACATGAACTTCCTCCTTTAAAGCCCTCACCACctcactgacaggaaactgcagggcCATCCCAGCACCGAGGACGGGAAGAGCAACAGATCTGAATCTTTTCTTCGCACAAGAAGATAGGATTGTGTTGATGCCCATTCGAAGAACCTATAACACATAACAATGCTGCATTATGACAAATGGCTTCATTAAAAAATGTCCTCACAAACAGACAGAATAATAAAATCCCTCCTTTACTATCTCACCTGGACTGCAACTCCGTCTGGGTCACCATCCCAGGGAACAAGATTGAGGAAGAAGACTGCATTAGACTGAAGTCCAGGTAAGCCCTCCAGCAGTACTGAGTCACCAGGCATTGtttcatcttcctcttcctttctAAACCTTGTGGTCAGCTGTGGTCCAGCTACTTCAAACAAAGCATTTCCAACACGGGTAGAGAGAGGATCATGGCCAACCATAGGAGACACCACAGCATCCACCTAGGAGAAGAGCAGGAGATTTGGTGGGcttagaaaatgtgttttattgcaaggtgttgtttattttaattacagcagTGTTTCTCACCTGTTGGCTCTCAATCGATCCCTGAATAACCTCCATGTGGACTCTGCCTCCAGGAGCTCTGGCAGTGGCTCCTCTTGCTGTATCTTCATCAGGTGTATCTATCCCTTGGAGAAGCCTGTCACATGCTTCCTGCATGGCCCTCACCGCCTCCTCTCTGTTATCAATCAGGATGATTTTGCTCACACTTCGACCTCCCACACTGCCAAAGTCCTTCACagcagcaacagttgcctcagtGCACACAGTGAGAGGAACCCCAGACACACCTGAGCTGATACAAGGAATGGCTATGGACTGAAAATCCATTATTTCTGATAAATTTAAAGCACAATGCACAGTTTTCTCCAGTAACATCTTATCTCTGTTACTTGCTTTTCCACCTACAGGCCCAACTGCATGAAGCAGTTTCTTGCACTTTAAGTTACCCCCTGTGGTCACTACTGTTTCTCCTATGGGAATTTTCCCCAAACACTTCACTAATtcatcactctctctctgtatttCAGGACCACCAGCTCGACTCAGTGCAGCAGCAACACCTGCAGAGTGGTCCAagtcctgattggctgcattAACCAGAGCATCAGCGTGTTGCTTGGTGATGTCaccctgacacacaaacacctggAGCCCATCACAAAGGCTGTAGCTAGCAATGGTTGTGCTTTCCTCTCTTAAACTCAGAGATGCCATATTGTCACGTAAACTTGAAGACTGCTCGATGTCTAACAACCTGGCATGAACCAGAGACAGttctccaacaacaacagccaTCCCAGACTCATCTGTGTACACCTTCacctcacctgcagtctgaCAAGAGCTGCTGGACTGAACCAAAGCTTCAACTTTGTCAGGGTTGACCTCATAATGGCAAAAGTAGCCACCAAAGAGAGCGTCTACCTCAGCTTTCCAATCACTAACTTCATCTGCAGCACCAGGTTGAGCTCGCCTCCTGACTAAAACTCTCCCCTCCTCACAGTAAAGATCAGCAGAGCAGGCTAAACAGGCAAGCATGTTCTCAAGTTCTTGCTGAGCATGTGGACATTCTTTCAGGTAACGAAGGAGATAATTATCAACGTGTAGTTCATACTCTTCATCACTTGGTGGAAGAGACGAGGCAGGAATGTTCTCAGGAGTCTGTGATTGGGAAGAAATGCAAATGAGAGGAGGTATCAATCGGCAACAAAGACCACC
Proteins encoded in this window:
- the LOC113019194 gene encoding uncharacterized protein LOC113019194 isoform X1 → MMGDMYHYPVFFESYGLREEHIKGIETYFRCAISGGGDCGPLIRLGEDVYGIAFRYERDQQRVLKRSEHVLELGDRHLVITVRESLETYTIPTATVATPENIPASSLPPSDEEYELHVDNYLLRYLKECPHAQQELENMLACLACSADLYCEEGRVLVRRRAQPGAADEVSDWKAEVDALFGGYFCHYEVNPDKVEALVQSSSSCQTAGEVKVYTDESGMAVVVGELSLVHARLLDIEQSSSLRDNMASLSLREESTTIASYSLCDGLQVFVCQGDITKQHADALVNAANQDLDHSAGVAAALSRAGGPEIQRESDELVKCLGKIPIGETVVTTGGNLKCKKLLHAVGPVGGKASNRDKMLLEKTVHCALNLSEIMDFQSIAIPCISSGVSGVPLTVCTEATVAAVKDFGSVGGRSVSKIILIDNREEAVRAMQEACDRLLQGIDTPDEDTARGATARAPGGRVHMEVIQGSIESQQVDAVVSPMVGHDPLSTRVGNALFEVAGPQLTTRFRKEEEDETMPGDSVLLEGLPGLQSNAVFFLNLVPWDGDPDGVAVQVLRMGINTILSSCAKKRFRSVALPVLGAGMALQFPVSEVVRALKEEVHVFEEEQVGITPLLIRIVIHPDDEDSHKVFDVFQNDNFTQHVHQKVHDLESTTMRLVLLGKTGSGKSHLGNTILGEEHFTFYDSPNSGTMKCQTETKTVSGRSITLIDTPGFFDTGRSEEDLKPEIMSCMTECAPGPHAFLIVLRVDKFTEHEQAVVTKIVQYFSDEALKYAVVVFTHGDQLKKKMKIEDFVSQNKNLSDLVSKCDGRCHVFDNKHWNNNQPNNYRSNQFQVEELLKTIEKVVVEKNGGYYTNKMLQHVETAIQKRVEHISYSMPDKTAEEIRNQAKSDVCNRFLTKLTGIATGALLGAFFGVAAMVGLAVTAMNNVMLMNAVKKAPALMGVSSAAAGEAAVGVAGAACVAVAAAAGGVFGGFIGNEAANDAKSPSDAAQRACEAIVEKGKSLIRFK
- the LOC113019194 gene encoding uncharacterized protein LOC113019194 isoform X2; translated protein: MMGDMYHYPVFFESYGLREEHIKGIETYFRCAISGGGDCGPLIRLDQQRVLKRSEHVLELGDRHLVITVRESLETYTIPTATVATPENIPASSLPPSDEEYELHVDNYLLRYLKECPHAQQELENMLACLACSADLYCEEGRVLVRRRAQPGAADEVSDWKAEVDALFGGYFCHYEVNPDKVEALVQSSSSCQTAGEVKVYTDESGMAVVVGELSLVHARLLDIEQSSSLRDNMASLSLREESTTIASYSLCDGLQVFVCQGDITKQHADALVNAANQDLDHSAGVAAALSRAGGPEIQRESDELVKCLGKIPIGETVVTTGGNLKCKKLLHAVGPVGGKASNRDKMLLEKTVHCALNLSEIMDFQSIAIPCISSGVSGVPLTVCTEATVAAVKDFGSVGGRSVSKIILIDNREEAVRAMQEACDRLLQGIDTPDEDTARGATARAPGGRVHMEVIQGSIESQQVDAVVSPMVGHDPLSTRVGNALFEVAGPQLTTRFRKEEEDETMPGDSVLLEGLPGLQSNAVFFLNLVPWDGDPDGVAVQVLRMGINTILSSCAKKRFRSVALPVLGAGMALQFPVSEVVRALKEEVHVFEEEQVGITPLLIRIVIHPDDEDSHKVFDVFQNDNFTQHVHQKVHDLESTTMRLVLLGKTGSGKSHLGNTILGEEHFTFYDSPNSGTMKCQTETKTVSGRSITLIDTPGFFDTGRSEEDLKPEIMSCMTECAPGPHAFLIVLRVDKFTEHEQAVVTKIVQYFSDEALKYAVVVFTHGDQLKKKMKIEDFVSQNKNLSDLVSKCDGRCHVFDNKHWNNNQPNNYRSNQFQVEELLKTIEKVVVEKNGGYYTNKMLQHVETAIQKRVEHISYSMPDKTAEEIRNQAKSDVCNRFLTKLTGIATGALLGAFFGVAAMVGLAVTAMNNVMLMNAVKKAPALMGVSSAAAGEAAVGVAGAACVAVAAAAGGVFGGFIGNEAANDAKSPSDAAQRACEAIVEKGKSLIRFK
- the LOC113019194 gene encoding uncharacterized protein LOC113019194 isoform X3 — encoded protein: MVLLSDMKGTPENIPASSLPPSDEEYELHVDNYLLRYLKECPHAQQELENMLACLACSADLYCEEGRVLVRRRAQPGAADEVSDWKAEVDALFGGYFCHYEVNPDKVEALVQSSSSCQTAGEVKVYTDESGMAVVVGELSLVHARLLDIEQSSSLRDNMASLSLREESTTIASYSLCDGLQVFVCQGDITKQHADALVNAANQDLDHSAGVAAALSRAGGPEIQRESDELVKCLGKIPIGETVVTTGGNLKCKKLLHAVGPVGGKASNRDKMLLEKTVHCALNLSEIMDFQSIAIPCISSGVSGVPLTVCTEATVAAVKDFGSVGGRSVSKIILIDNREEAVRAMQEACDRLLQGIDTPDEDTARGATARAPGGRVHMEVIQGSIESQQVDAVVSPMVGHDPLSTRVGNALFEVAGPQLTTRFRKEEEDETMPGDSVLLEGLPGLQSNAVFFLNLVPWDGDPDGVAVQVLRMGINTILSSCAKKRFRSVALPVLGAGMALQFPVSEVVRALKEEVHVFEEEQVGITPLLIRIVIHPDDEDSHKVFDVFQNDNFTQHVHQKVHDLESTTMRLVLLGKTGSGKSHLGNTILGEEHFTFYDSPNSGTMKCQTETKTVSGRSITLIDTPGFFDTGRSEEDLKPEIMSCMTECAPGPHAFLIVLRVDKFTEHEQAVVTKIVQYFSDEALKYAVVVFTHGDQLKKKMKIEDFVSQNKNLSDLVSKCDGRCHVFDNKHWNNNQPNNYRSNQFQVEELLKTIEKVVVEKNGGYYTNKMLQHVETAIQKRVEHISYSMPDKTAEEIRNQAKSDVCNRFLTKLTGIATGALLGAFFGVAAMVGLAVTAMNNVMLMNAVKKAPALMGVSSAAAGEAAVGVAGAACVAVAAAAGGVFGGFIGNEAANDAKSPSDAAQRACEAIVEKGKSLIRFK